In Leptospira harrisiae, one genomic interval encodes:
- a CDS encoding ABC transporter ATP-binding protein, whose product MSSEKKEPVIKTAIHIKNVNKSFQQGEITIPVLNDISFEIAEKKLITLMGPSGSGKSTLLNILSAIESADSGQITVFGNKLSGATEQDLTIYRRKTIGIVFQFFHLFPYLTAIENVSLPLYLAGITKRMAEAKAKEVLSLVGLSHRRDFTPKEMSGGEKQRVSIARAIIHQPKLILADEPTGNLDSYSSELIMDLFVRCVHELDISVFLVTHNEQIGQSGDINLRMLDGNIKSK is encoded by the coding sequence GTGAGTAGTGAAAAAAAAGAACCTGTCATAAAAACAGCCATCCATATCAAAAATGTAAACAAAAGTTTCCAACAAGGTGAGATCACCATCCCTGTTTTGAATGATATTTCATTCGAAATTGCTGAGAAAAAACTCATTACCTTGATGGGGCCGTCGGGAAGTGGCAAATCAACACTATTGAATATCCTCTCTGCCATTGAGTCAGCAGATTCGGGACAAATCACTGTATTTGGAAACAAACTCTCTGGTGCCACAGAACAAGATCTTACCATTTACAGACGAAAAACAATTGGAATCGTCTTTCAGTTTTTTCATTTATTTCCATATCTTACAGCGATTGAAAATGTTTCCCTACCTCTATATCTTGCGGGGATTACAAAAAGGATGGCAGAAGCCAAGGCAAAAGAAGTCCTCTCCCTTGTGGGACTTAGTCACAGAAGAGATTTCACACCAAAAGAAATGTCCGGCGGTGAAAAACAAAGAGTTTCAATTGCAAGAGCAATAATCCACCAACCAAAACTAATCCTCGCAGATGAACCTACTGGAAATTTGGATTCATATTCCTCTGAATTGATTATGGACTTATTTGTTCGATGTGTTCACGAGTTAGATATTTCGGTATTTCTTGTTACACATAATGAACAAATTGGTCAATCTGGAGACATTAACCTGCGAATGTTAGATGGAAATATCAAATCCAAATGA
- a CDS encoding proton-conducting transporter membrane subunit, which produces MLEDERISIFRSVLVGISALSPLAIFLFSDYDVLSVDFPILVGLVIQAYIGFSSFMLVQSYEPKEKNKVTIGYVIFWSALGVCYLSGKSLVLPIALEVTSFSTILIYSGTEFGKKQIESLGSLLLASGIAALFLAAWVMLPDGDNVGTILLLIGLLIKSGFSGFHLWIPKVNEGGPSHALGSFAGVLEVFPLLLFYRYVLPNQLDPIIYQILFPLAALGIFFGGITSFFHKDPKISLAYSSVESINFLWLCLIIAGMFQFSVDSELMNLSNSFRILFFLGLFHHSFSKTFQLFSIGMVARLKNSSSSDELKGIGRLLGISPLLVGAGTFSYAVLPGTLGFVSEATYFYLNARILDMPIGRSIFLLPSMIFIFFGIVLGGFTHIKLFLSLFLSTPGKDINIQPFGPQKRIWVKISLFSLSLVIFIFPLVIPYFVKLPMLSPFVDPLLADWFWTLSIVSYVTIGAVFVFRLYDRYQLKKYGEPKKKNWDCGGGYSGHELSIPTSVFSEPLRNSLGRYFLNKAGESKVDSFLIKGISYLFRFGTRFVSATNHPKEEDVSKYLAISSMFLIFIFSLLILGDFGGI; this is translated from the coding sequence ATGTTAGAAGATGAAAGGATTTCAATCTTCAGATCGGTTTTAGTGGGTATATCTGCGCTTTCGCCGCTCGCTATATTTTTGTTTTCTGATTATGATGTGTTGTCGGTTGACTTCCCCATTTTAGTTGGACTTGTCATTCAGGCGTATATTGGGTTTTCTTCATTTATGTTGGTTCAGTCTTATGAACCAAAGGAAAAAAACAAAGTCACCATTGGATACGTTATTTTTTGGTCAGCACTTGGTGTTTGTTATTTATCTGGTAAGTCGCTCGTTCTTCCCATTGCTTTGGAAGTAACTTCATTTTCCACCATATTGATTTATTCAGGTACTGAATTTGGAAAAAAACAGATTGAAAGTTTGGGATCATTACTCCTTGCTTCAGGTATTGCCGCTTTGTTTCTTGCCGCCTGGGTTATGTTACCCGATGGCGATAATGTTGGAACGATTTTACTTTTAATTGGTCTTCTTATTAAATCTGGATTCTCGGGATTTCATTTATGGATACCAAAAGTAAACGAAGGTGGTCCATCGCATGCACTTGGTTCCTTTGCCGGTGTTCTCGAAGTTTTTCCACTTTTGTTATTTTATCGTTATGTGCTACCTAACCAGTTAGATCCGATCATTTATCAAATTTTATTTCCGCTGGCAGCACTCGGGATTTTCTTCGGTGGTATCACTAGTTTTTTCCATAAAGATCCAAAAATATCATTAGCATATAGTTCTGTTGAATCAATTAACTTTCTTTGGTTGTGTTTGATCATTGCAGGAATGTTTCAGTTTTCGGTTGATTCTGAGTTGATGAACCTAAGTAATTCATTTCGGATTTTGTTTTTTCTTGGATTGTTTCATCATTCTTTTTCTAAAACATTTCAATTGTTTTCTATTGGTATGGTTGCAAGATTAAAAAACTCCAGTTCCAGCGATGAGCTAAAAGGTATTGGGCGATTGCTTGGGATTTCACCTTTGTTGGTCGGAGCAGGAACGTTTAGTTATGCTGTTCTTCCTGGCACTTTGGGATTTGTTTCTGAAGCAACATATTTTTATCTGAATGCTCGTATCTTGGATATGCCCATTGGTCGTTCTATTTTCCTTTTACCATCGATGATTTTTATTTTCTTTGGGATTGTTCTCGGCGGATTTACTCATATTAAGTTGTTCTTAAGTTTGTTTTTGTCTACTCCTGGAAAAGATATCAACATCCAACCTTTTGGACCGCAAAAGAGAATATGGGTAAAAATTTCATTGTTTAGTTTGTCATTGGTAATTTTTATTTTTCCTTTGGTGATACCTTATTTTGTTAAACTTCCGATGTTAAGTCCCTTCGTAGATCCACTGTTAGCGGATTGGTTTTGGACATTGTCAATTGTTTCTTATGTAACTATTGGTGCTGTGTTTGTTTTTCGATTATATGATCGTTACCAATTAAAAAAATACGGGGAACCAAAAAAGAAAAACTGGGATTGTGGAGGAGGATACAGTGGACATGAACTTTCTATACCGACCTCTGTTTTTTCTGAACCATTAAGAAACTCCCTTGGTAGGTATTTTCTAAATAAAGCCGGAGAGTCAAAGGTAGATTCTTTCCTGATAAAAGGGATTTCATATTTGTTTAGATTTGGAACTCGATTTGTGTCTGCAACGAATCATCCAAAGGAAGAAGATGTGAGTAAATATCTGGCGATTTCCTCTATGTTTTTGATTTTCATCTTCTCATTATTAATTTTGGGTGATTTTGGAGGTATATAG
- a CDS encoding hydrogenase-4 subunit E: MEKITGVTNFDGVYHQFIIRDQKVVREEVGSKKSNIDFLLDPQYPVWLVRHAFGQDMGVEDYSELKEDDYLSDNRGKNLSLHQKTGIVRDLSYHGLFVPFHEGTYSHAVGPIHAGIIEPGHFRFVVEGEVIRHLTIRLGFQHRAIREKIHGKPMSDVMSFSETISGDTSVGYATAFTKIYEELYGISVSKSVSLFRSFLVELERIAVHIGDLGGISEDIGYYPLYGVCVTDRGAALGLMETWTGNRFGKAVVRPGRVRVNQRITAKQAKDAFFILKKVYFKKVRPQILRALSVSTLKERMQGCGFISELDVQKHGFLGMVARMAGVGDDLRINHPDYPGWKALPLQEEHHHYNGDVWARMYIRYSEIEQSLAWIESQLDEVDWEFLWSDKNSGTINPNENDLKPKVGIYTAAVEAWRGPLLVSLEFDSEGLIKNSYIRDPSVLNWHALELAVRGEQVGDFPLNNKSFNLSYVGFDL, encoded by the coding sequence ATGGAAAAGATAACAGGCGTTACTAATTTTGATGGTGTATATCACCAGTTTATTATCCGTGACCAAAAAGTGGTTCGGGAAGAAGTAGGATCTAAAAAAAGTAATATTGATTTTTTATTAGATCCACAATATCCAGTTTGGCTTGTGAGACATGCCTTCGGCCAAGATATGGGCGTGGAAGATTATTCCGAATTAAAAGAAGATGATTATTTATCTGATAATAGAGGAAAAAATCTCTCTTTACACCAAAAAACAGGTATTGTTAGAGATTTATCTTACCATGGATTGTTTGTTCCATTTCATGAAGGAACTTATTCTCATGCAGTCGGACCAATTCATGCAGGAATCATTGAACCTGGTCACTTCCGGTTTGTTGTGGAAGGGGAAGTCATTCGTCACCTCACAATTCGATTAGGATTTCAACATAGGGCAATACGCGAAAAAATTCACGGAAAACCTATGTCAGATGTGATGTCATTTTCGGAAACAATTTCTGGTGATACAAGCGTTGGTTATGCGACTGCATTTACTAAAATTTATGAAGAATTGTATGGAATCTCTGTTTCAAAGAGTGTTTCTTTATTTCGTTCATTTCTAGTTGAGTTGGAACGGATTGCGGTTCATATCGGGGATTTAGGTGGTATTTCTGAGGATATTGGTTATTATCCTTTGTATGGAGTTTGTGTTACCGATCGAGGTGCGGCACTCGGTCTTATGGAAACATGGACTGGCAATCGATTTGGAAAAGCGGTAGTGAGGCCGGGTCGAGTTCGAGTTAACCAACGTATCACCGCAAAACAAGCAAAAGATGCATTTTTTATTTTGAAAAAAGTATATTTCAAAAAAGTTCGTCCTCAAATTTTACGAGCTCTTTCTGTTTCTACTTTGAAAGAGCGGATGCAAGGCTGTGGATTTATTTCTGAATTGGATGTCCAAAAACACGGATTTTTAGGAATGGTAGCTCGGATGGCAGGCGTCGGTGATGATTTGAGAATCAATCATCCAGATTACCCTGGTTGGAAAGCTTTACCATTACAAGAAGAACATCATCATTACAATGGAGATGTTTGGGCTCGTATGTACATTCGTTATTCGGAAATTGAACAATCATTGGCTTGGATTGAATCTCAACTGGATGAAGTTGATTGGGAATTTTTATGGTCAGATAAAAATTCGGGAACCATAAATCCAAATGAAAATGATTTAAAGCCAAAGGTTGGAATTTATACTGCTGCTGTCGAAGCATGGCGTGGACCACTTCTTGTGTCTTTGGAGTTTGATTCTGAAGGTTTGATTAAAAACTCTTATATCAGAGATCCATCCGTTCTAAATTGGCATGCCTTGGAGTTAGCAGTTCGAGGCGAACAAGTTGGTGATTTTCCACTAAACAATAAATCGTTTAATCTTAGTTATGTTGGGTTTGATTTATGA
- a CDS encoding NADH-quinone oxidoreductase subunit H yields the protein MYSSLLYYLYLLVLFVVMPFLLTGIIRKVRAYAQGRRGPKLLQFFWEVDKSLRKNPISHTNISDFTHLAPRVALFSSLMIWSVVLFEWAPFILIPFFLALYRFSYVSFAMEGASSFGGMASGREILLSVMAEPTFILMILAAQSHIEISVSPQGALIGLLFLSLSFIAILAELAKPPFDDPRTHLELTMVHEAMILEASGKQLGIFELASSIKLSTLLVFLVKLALEHSKLFKNEVLDSFARELMIAPMVILLAIILGFWESNSVRRKWTWIPEFMGLTFIAILILGTLVKLS from the coding sequence ATGTATTCATCATTGTTATATTATTTATATCTATTAGTTTTGTTTGTTGTAATGCCCTTTTTGCTAACGGGTATTATTCGGAAAGTGCGTGCTTATGCTCAAGGAAGACGTGGGCCAAAATTACTTCAGTTCTTTTGGGAAGTGGATAAATCATTGAGAAAGAATCCTATTTCCCATACTAATATTTCTGATTTTACACATTTGGCACCAAGAGTGGCATTATTTTCTTCTTTGATGATTTGGAGCGTTGTGTTGTTTGAATGGGCTCCATTTATATTGATTCCGTTCTTTTTGGCATTGTATCGATTCTCTTACGTGAGTTTTGCGATGGAGGGTGCTTCTTCATTTGGAGGAATGGCATCTGGGAGAGAAATCCTTCTTTCTGTTATGGCTGAACCAACATTTATTCTAATGATTCTCGCCGCTCAGTCTCATATAGAAATATCCGTTAGTCCGCAAGGTGCTTTGATTGGCTTACTCTTTCTGTCATTGTCATTTATTGCAATTCTTGCTGAGCTCGCTAAACCACCGTTCGATGATCCACGAACTCATTTGGAGTTAACGATGGTACACGAGGCGATGATTTTGGAAGCTTCAGGAAAACAGTTGGGAATTTTTGAGTTGGCAAGTTCAATCAAACTTTCTACTTTACTTGTTTTTCTTGTAAAATTGGCCCTAGAACATTCTAAATTATTCAAAAATGAAGTTTTGGATAGTTTCGCTCGTGAACTAATGATTGCTCCAATGGTCATATTACTTGCAATCATACTTGGGTTTTGGGAATCGAATAGTGTTCGGAGGAAGTGGACATGGATTCCCGAATTTATGGGACTTACATTCATTGCAATTTTGATATTAGGCACATTGGTTAAGTTGTCTTAA
- a CDS encoding formate hydrogenase — protein sequence MIYDFIYLLLLLTGVVVLVENRLSRIIFFLSIQGFLLIFPVLQTHEGEWKHEISLIVMVVLFKGILTPWVLNWTANKSKMNESTAPRFGYLATLLFMVLGLVLAVKITEGVPVLTIPVHKIGLIYVILLVYVGILCFVVRRNWLALIAGFCVFENGIFVLTMVLDKGLPVGLEFGSFLDAILVIVSGGILQLSPHMHTKERKI from the coding sequence ATGATATACGATTTTATCTATTTATTATTATTACTCACCGGCGTTGTTGTTTTAGTAGAAAATCGACTTAGTCGCATTATTTTCTTCTTAAGTATCCAGGGATTTCTTTTGATATTTCCTGTATTACAAACACATGAAGGTGAATGGAAACACGAAATTTCATTGATTGTTATGGTTGTTTTGTTTAAGGGAATTCTAACTCCGTGGGTTTTAAACTGGACAGCCAATAAATCAAAAATGAATGAAAGCACAGCTCCCCGATTTGGGTATTTAGCAACATTGTTATTTATGGTGCTTGGTTTGGTTCTTGCAGTAAAGATAACCGAAGGGGTTCCCGTTTTAACCATACCGGTTCATAAAATAGGACTAATCTACGTGATCTTATTGGTATACGTTGGAATTCTTTGTTTTGTTGTTAGGCGAAACTGGCTTGCACTCATTGCTGGATTTTGTGTTTTTGAGAATGGAATTTTTGTTTTAACAATGGTTTTAGATAAAGGGTTACCAGTAGGACTTGAGTTTGGTTCCTTTTTAGATGCCATTCTTGTGATTGTTTCTGGAGGAATTTTACAACTCTCTCCTCATATGCACACTAAGGAGAGAAAAATATGA
- a CDS encoding SpoIID/LytB domain-containing protein, translating into MQKSIIILCLAILGQIGCASVMVTNWSPEEPNFKSKPVRVFLGYATDEEVFKSNGEIIVRDANDLTIKKVYDFLSLNPTALKAPISIHSNSEWIEYKGVSYRGSILLKPIEGKVFIINLVPIELYLLSVVPSEVSASWPKEALKAQAVCARTYVVREMLNRKKQEFDVDTSTNTQVYKGKNKEHKNTTEAVFETEGLILIHKGQPIQSFFHSNAGGYTEDPINVWGSPVEYLKPVPSEYDKDGEQYAWEEKWKTDFINSNLRDLGVGEIQDIIVASRFPSSRVNEMEIIGTSGSKKIKATEFRKKLGATKLKSTRFGIRKEDSGDYFVKGLGSGHGVGMSQWGSFAMAKSQFNHREILQHYFKGIEFARIVAR; encoded by the coding sequence ATTCAAAAATCGATTATCATTTTATGTCTGGCCATTTTGGGGCAAATCGGTTGTGCGAGTGTAATGGTAACTAACTGGTCTCCCGAAGAACCCAATTTTAAGTCAAAACCGGTGCGTGTATTTCTAGGTTATGCGACAGATGAAGAAGTATTTAAATCAAATGGTGAAATCATTGTTCGTGATGCAAATGATCTCACCATTAAAAAAGTTTATGATTTTTTATCATTAAATCCTACAGCACTCAAAGCTCCTATCTCTATTCACAGCAATTCCGAATGGATTGAATACAAAGGTGTGAGTTACCGTGGTTCTATTTTACTCAAACCAATTGAAGGAAAAGTTTTTATCATTAATTTAGTACCAATCGAATTGTATCTTTTGTCAGTTGTTCCATCTGAAGTGAGTGCCTCATGGCCAAAAGAAGCCCTAAAAGCACAAGCTGTTTGCGCAAGGACTTATGTTGTGAGAGAAATGTTGAACCGAAAAAAACAAGAGTTTGATGTTGATACTTCGACTAACACGCAAGTTTACAAAGGAAAAAACAAAGAACATAAAAATACAACTGAGGCTGTTTTTGAAACAGAAGGATTAATTCTAATTCATAAAGGGCAACCCATCCAAAGTTTTTTCCATTCCAATGCAGGTGGATATACAGAAGATCCCATCAATGTTTGGGGAAGTCCAGTTGAATACTTAAAACCAGTTCCATCAGAATATGATAAGGATGGAGAACAATATGCATGGGAAGAAAAATGGAAAACTGACTTTATCAATTCCAACTTACGTGACTTAGGTGTTGGTGAAATCCAAGATATTATTGTTGCTAGTCGTTTCCCCTCTTCCCGAGTAAATGAAATGGAAATCATAGGAACATCTGGATCAAAAAAAATCAAAGCAACGGAGTTTCGAAAAAAATTAGGAGCTACCAAACTCAAGTCGACTCGATTTGGAATTCGCAAAGAGGATTCAGGGGATTATTTTGTCAAAGGCCTTGGGTCTGGTCATGGGGTTGGGATGTCCCAATGGGGAAGTTTTGCTATGGCAAAAAGCCAATTCAACCACAGAGAAATCCTACAGCATTACTTTAAAGGAATCGAATTCGCAAGAATAGTTGCCAGATAA
- a CDS encoding HDOD domain-containing protein: protein MATVEEYLSQIKDLTIVPPVLLSVLSLDDDNELSFGELEKKVQSDQVLVARLLKLANSPFFSRGNPVANMKQVITRLGFKTVRSMVAMSMTDSLFSQGNYKKFRDEVWDHSVAKGIFAQILCEEKKLKKEAELAITCGLMQDLGRIVLNTIDRKKYVEVLTEFQTSDLSLISLEKKSFGVDSYEIGSAAAKLWKMPNIIIASIDDLSKPVTEQTVLGQIIGFAGVIAKATGHGKQEPGMDEKFEEYKLALGVVVEDKKEFFASKDQKLKTNELYQFCSTL, encoded by the coding sequence ATGGCAACTGTTGAAGAATATCTTTCCCAAATCAAAGACCTGACGATTGTACCGCCAGTCTTACTTTCCGTACTTTCCCTAGATGACGACAATGAACTTTCCTTTGGAGAGTTAGAGAAAAAAGTCCAATCTGACCAGGTGCTCGTGGCGAGACTTTTAAAACTTGCCAATTCACCTTTTTTCTCTCGTGGTAATCCAGTTGCCAATATGAAACAAGTCATCACTCGTTTAGGATTCAAAACTGTTAGGAGCATGGTGGCGATGTCTATGACAGACTCCCTCTTCAGCCAAGGAAATTATAAAAAATTCCGTGATGAAGTTTGGGATCATTCGGTTGCAAAAGGGATTTTTGCACAAATCCTCTGTGAAGAAAAAAAGCTAAAAAAAGAAGCAGAACTTGCAATCACTTGCGGACTTATGCAAGACCTCGGACGAATCGTACTCAATACCATTGATCGAAAAAAATATGTGGAAGTGTTAACTGAATTCCAAACTTCTGATTTAAGCTTGATATCGTTAGAAAAAAAATCTTTCGGTGTAGATTCATATGAGATCGGAAGTGCCGCAGCAAAACTCTGGAAAATGCCAAATATCATCATCGCCTCGATAGATGATTTATCAAAACCGGTTACGGAACAAACCGTTCTAGGACAGATTATAGGATTTGCAGGTGTCATTGCAAAAGCAACAGGTCATGGAAAACAAGAACCTGGTATGGATGAAAAATTTGAAGAATACAAATTGGCTCTTGGTGTAGTCGTTGAAGATAAAAAAGAATTTTTTGCTTCAAAAGATCAAAAACTAAAAACCAACGAACTGTATCAGTTCTGTAGCACACTTTAA
- a CDS encoding adenylate/guanylate cyclase domain-containing protein encodes MDLEKEEIVRVLVLEPQKKSYDTISQLLSEWFGDYIELTWRSVFENGALEIKKAQYDLLITEVQFPELEDSPESVLEMIMDLAGPSELPVVVFTKAEGKQLPIQAFQLGINEYFGKRRLKKNILEHRFRNLFREIYRKKVVSIQMDDSLKRFQNLYGMNQTEIQDLNSMVKKFKKELEKEYEEKLNLETEKKKMQNVFGMYVDPVIVESLMNNTLSLDQKGKEQEVSVLFSDIRGYTTLSEKMKPEQVISFLNEYFTAMTEVILGYGGMIDKYIGDSIMCLFGAPVFQEDHRQNALDCAVEMVQVFELWQPKWEQIYGFVPQIGIGLASGNAIVGNVGSFQKLSYTAVGDTVNMASRLESIAKPMEVYVSEGLYNFLPEDYANKYKYEELEPVKIKGKEGLHRILSVKPI; translated from the coding sequence GTGGATTTAGAAAAAGAAGAAATCGTTCGTGTCCTGGTCCTAGAACCTCAAAAGAAATCGTATGACACAATCTCCCAACTGCTCAGTGAGTGGTTTGGAGATTACATCGAGTTAACTTGGCGCTCCGTTTTCGAAAATGGGGCTCTGGAAATCAAAAAAGCTCAGTATGATCTTTTGATTACTGAAGTCCAATTCCCCGAACTGGAAGATTCACCCGAATCGGTATTAGAAATGATTATGGATCTAGCAGGTCCATCAGAACTTCCTGTTGTTGTCTTTACAAAAGCCGAAGGAAAACAACTTCCCATCCAGGCCTTTCAACTAGGAATTAACGAATACTTCGGCAAACGAAGGTTAAAGAAAAACATACTGGAACATCGATTCAGAAATTTGTTCCGTGAAATTTATCGCAAAAAAGTTGTCTCGATTCAAATGGATGATAGTTTAAAAAGGTTCCAAAACCTGTATGGAATGAACCAAACTGAAATTCAAGATTTGAACTCGATGGTAAAAAAATTCAAAAAAGAATTAGAAAAAGAATACGAAGAGAAACTGAACCTGGAAACCGAAAAAAAGAAAATGCAAAATGTTTTCGGTATGTATGTAGATCCTGTAATTGTTGAAAGTTTGATGAACAATACACTTTCTTTGGATCAAAAAGGAAAAGAACAGGAAGTTTCTGTATTGTTTTCGGATATTCGAGGTTATACGACACTTTCTGAAAAAATGAAACCGGAACAGGTGATTTCTTTTTTAAACGAATACTTTACCGCAATGACCGAAGTGATTCTTGGATATGGTGGAATGATCGATAAGTACATTGGAGATTCCATCATGTGTTTGTTTGGTGCACCAGTTTTTCAGGAAGACCATCGGCAAAATGCATTGGATTGTGCTGTGGAAATGGTGCAAGTATTTGAGTTATGGCAACCCAAGTGGGAACAAATATATGGTTTTGTTCCACAGATTGGAATCGGTCTCGCATCGGGAAATGCTATCGTTGGAAATGTGGGATCCTTTCAAAAACTTTCTTATACTGCAGTAGGGGATACGGTTAATATGGCAAGTCGGTTGGAGTCGATTGCAAAACCTATGGAAGTATATGTTTCAGAAGGATTGTATAATTTTTTACCGGAGGATTATGCTAATAAATACAAATACGAAGAATTAGAACCTGTAAAAATAAAGGGAAAAGAAGGTTTACACCGAATTCTCAGTGTAAAACCTATATAA
- a CDS encoding proton-conducting transporter membrane subunit, giving the protein MMKELFYFSGVLAFVIIFLVSVFAPTKGQTRIWLWSLLKICFFGSLFYSWFTDNIVLKWILIEASTLFGALLISSSGTERSFHVGWKFLLINSYALGLAFLGIVILLFASTPLDNLDFSSLKQGLVGQSGLLIETGILLTVYGYSGKLGLVPNHFWVGDTYAESPSQISSLIASFVPVSVVLAVRPLIQLEREINPHMINAANGLLFIGVLTILYSTLILFSREDIRRISAKVALFHTGMLTLFLWLDVTDDVFYFLLATTVLVKLLVFLSMGILRMDAGKRNISQILEKASLSHKALYMYLLALLVAFVFPLSPVFVLDLKVIEIAIKQRMFFLFLFPIVGAIFFFIALNKVLPLVRLPNRNFESSVYGILQTRLVFFWFSFLFTVTVGTYGLTYLMAEHIWKR; this is encoded by the coding sequence ATGATGAAAGAATTGTTTTATTTTTCAGGTGTTCTCGCCTTCGTAATTATTTTTCTAGTTTCTGTTTTTGCACCAACAAAAGGGCAAACTCGGATATGGTTATGGAGTCTTTTGAAGATTTGTTTCTTTGGTTCTTTGTTTTACTCTTGGTTTACTGATAACATTGTACTCAAGTGGATTTTAATTGAAGCATCGACTTTATTTGGCGCATTGTTAATTTCTTCCAGTGGAACAGAACGTTCCTTCCATGTTGGTTGGAAATTTTTATTGATCAATTCTTATGCACTTGGTTTAGCATTTTTAGGGATTGTGATTTTACTTTTTGCTTCTACTCCGCTTGATAATTTGGATTTTTCTTCCTTAAAGCAAGGGTTAGTTGGTCAAAGCGGATTGTTAATTGAGACTGGAATCCTTCTTACTGTATATGGATATAGTGGAAAATTGGGACTTGTGCCAAACCATTTTTGGGTGGGAGATACCTATGCAGAGAGCCCAAGTCAAATTTCTTCTTTGATTGCATCATTTGTGCCAGTAAGTGTAGTACTTGCTGTTCGTCCTCTGATTCAGTTGGAACGCGAAATCAATCCACATATGATTAATGCGGCGAATGGATTGCTTTTTATCGGAGTTTTGACCATTCTTTATTCGACGTTAATTCTATTCTCACGTGAAGACATTCGCAGAATTTCGGCAAAAGTTGCGTTATTTCATACAGGTATGTTGACCTTGTTTTTGTGGTTAGATGTAACTGATGATGTGTTTTATTTTTTATTGGCTACAACAGTTTTAGTGAAACTTCTTGTTTTCCTTTCAATGGGGATTTTACGAATGGATGCAGGAAAAAGAAACATTTCACAGATTTTGGAAAAAGCATCTTTGAGCCATAAAGCATTGTATATGTATTTACTAGCACTACTTGTTGCTTTTGTTTTTCCATTATCCCCTGTTTTTGTTTTAGATTTAAAAGTCATTGAAATTGCAATCAAACAAAGAATGTTCTTTTTGTTTTTGTTTCCCATCGTTGGGGCAATCTTCTTCTTCATAGCACTTAATAAAGTATTGCCTTTGGTTCGATTGCCCAATCGAAACTTTGAATCAAGTGTTTATGGAATATTACAAACACGTTTGGTATTCTTTTGGTTCAGTTTTTTATTCACCGTAACTGTTGGGACATACGGCTTAACCTATTTAATGGCAGAACATATATGGAAAAGATAA
- a CDS encoding hydrogenase-4 subunit G — protein MNFLYELKSFLFPKNVLNFNTASPVHPTSRGIPVPTKKMREGSGNLSESAKVCPTKAIRIISDSEVQFDYGKCLQCGLCTERSDGKLRDSGFIYTFALNRDELKVTYVSGRMKKVTDLPFSLTANQQLFQKLTKKRGFLYREVAACGNNTVESELNASFNSVFDSEREGVRCVASPKHADAIVFSGPVGQNMAAPLETAWEVMAEPKALIACGTEAVSGGLYPMGKLPKEPDLYISGDPPRPDVILQGFRLLMGRFSFQFQEALHKILENEK, from the coding sequence ATGAATTTTCTATATGAATTAAAAAGTTTTCTTTTCCCTAAGAACGTATTAAATTTTAATACTGCTTCTCCAGTCCATCCAACGAGTCGAGGAATTCCAGTCCCAACAAAGAAGATGCGAGAAGGTTCTGGAAATTTATCTGAGTCGGCGAAGGTCTGTCCTACAAAGGCAATTCGGATCATCTCAGATTCAGAAGTTCAATTTGATTATGGCAAATGCCTACAATGTGGACTCTGTACAGAACGTTCGGATGGGAAACTGAGGGATTCCGGTTTTATTTATACCTTTGCCCTAAATCGTGATGAATTGAAAGTCACTTACGTTTCCGGCCGAATGAAAAAGGTGACTGACTTACCTTTTTCACTGACTGCAAATCAACAGTTATTTCAGAAATTAACTAAGAAACGAGGTTTTCTTTATAGGGAAGTTGCTGCTTGTGGAAACAATACAGTGGAGTCGGAGTTAAATGCATCTTTCAATTCCGTTTTTGATTCGGAAAGAGAAGGGGTTCGTTGTGTCGCCAGTCCTAAACATGCTGATGCTATTGTATTTTCCGGCCCCGTTGGTCAAAATATGGCCGCACCACTGGAAACTGCATGGGAAGTGATGGCCGAGCCAAAGGCTCTCATCGCATGCGGAACAGAGGCAGTGAGCGGAGGTTTGTATCCGATGGGGAAATTACCCAAGGAACCAGATCTCTATATTTCAGGAGATCCCCCTAGGCCAGACGTCATTTTACAAGGTTTTCGACTTTTAATGGGAAGATTTTCCTTCCAGTTTCAAGAGGCGCTTCACAAAATTTTAGAGAATGAAAAATAA